A single window of Anaerocolumna chitinilytica DNA harbors:
- a CDS encoding GyrI-like domain-containing protein, translating into MYNEKCNIEVITVLEDIIVYGLNLQSSGLPINFNSLGVMWDKYTEDIKNSTPNRVDKEIEYAVCLNKVPDYIVGVEVTEIQEAEAGFKSFTIPAGKYIKVEFNGENHQDMVDTKLMARQKEAKKWAKNEKIKLNNECTLEVYPKQTVELEYPEMYCLFPIL; encoded by the coding sequence ATGTATAATGAAAAGTGTAATATCGAAGTTATAACAGTTTTGGAAGATATTATAGTTTATGGGTTGAATTTACAGAGTTCTGGCTTGCCGATTAATTTTAATAGTCTTGGAGTGATGTGGGACAAATACACGGAGGATATAAAGAATAGTACTCCGAATCGTGTAGATAAAGAGATTGAATATGCAGTTTGCTTGAATAAAGTGCCAGACTATATAGTTGGTGTTGAAGTAACTGAAATCCAAGAAGCGGAGGCAGGATTCAAGAGTTTTACAATTCCAGCAGGAAAGTATATAAAGGTAGAATTTAATGGAGAAAATCATCAAGACATGGTGGATACGAAGTTAATGGCAAGACAAAAAGAAGCTAAGAAATGGGCAAAGAATGAAAAGATTAAACTGAATAATGAATGTACATTGGAAGTTTATCCAAAGCAAACGGTTGAGCTTGAGTATCCTGAGATGTATTGCTTGTTTCCAATTCTATAG
- a CDS encoding AraC family transcriptional regulator, with amino-acid sequence MHAWEQIQITIDFIEDHLNQEISIATLAEKAGLSQFYYQRLFHRLVKKPVAEYIRLRRMTKAVDILLDKKQRILDIALELGFETHEHFSRTFKNTYGMTPNEYRRNPQILNRMTKPELLLNYVLIDEGVPLITNGIVIEINRRHFDLDVTYIGFTKKLSLEYGAGLGVDPGVDILGTLWEEIHAYKNQVRSMVVGSEEVGVMLPCSENGFYNYFAGIRANVNNCEMESKIEQWIQPQGEYIVCSFEAENFDLLVSDALYKAQQYLFSTWLPNHKLQTEAFCMEYYETHTPETTKMELWMKLMEA; translated from the coding sequence ATGCATGCATGGGAACAAATTCAAATTACAATTGATTTCATTGAAGACCATCTGAATCAAGAAATTAGTATTGCAACTTTAGCGGAAAAAGCGGGGTTATCGCAGTTTTACTACCAGAGATTATTTCATAGGTTAGTAAAGAAACCGGTTGCGGAATATATCAGACTTCGACGTATGACAAAAGCGGTTGACATTTTACTGGATAAAAAACAACGGATACTTGATATTGCACTGGAACTTGGGTTTGAAACACATGAGCATTTCTCACGAACTTTCAAAAACACTTATGGGATGACTCCAAACGAATACAGGAGAAATCCTCAAATTTTAAATCGTATGACAAAGCCCGAGCTTCTATTGAATTATGTACTTATTGATGAAGGTGTACCTTTAATAACTAATGGTATAGTGATTGAGATTAACCGGAGACATTTTGATCTGGATGTTACATATATAGGGTTTACAAAGAAGTTATCGCTTGAATATGGAGCTGGGCTTGGAGTTGACCCGGGTGTTGATATACTAGGTACTCTATGGGAAGAGATACATGCATATAAAAATCAGGTACGGAGTATGGTAGTAGGTTCTGAAGAAGTCGGAGTTATGTTACCTTGCTCTGAAAATGGGTTTTACAACTACTTCGCTGGAATACGTGCTAATGTAAATAATTGTGAGATGGAAAGCAAGATTGAACAATGGATACAGCCACAGGGTGAATACATTGTTTGCTCATTTGAAGCAGAGAATTTTGATTTATTAGTTTCAGATGCGCTATATAAAGCACAACAATATTTATTTAGTACATGGTTACCTAATCACAAACTTCAGACAGAGGCGTTTTGTATGGAATATTATGAAACACATACTCCCGAGACAACAAAGATGGAATTATGGATGAAATTAATGGAAGCATGA
- a CDS encoding class I SAM-dependent methyltransferase: MVNSKEWDWEHEKGGYWLEPCEECYYYIKKWKNEGRHSILDLGCGLGRHSIEFAKSGFKVTAVDLSEYGVSHLKDWQKKENLDILTKKCDMKKLPFSDNAFDCIWAYHVISHTDTEGFLEILNEVERVLKPNGTIYLTMCSKETWSFREANFEHIDENTIIKSMDGPEKDVPHYYVDLDDIIRLFKKFSLNRIRHIDDCFIENRKQNSMHYYIDATLNKNKNELDYSDIIGKKVSGTIDRPMGTTHPKHSDIFYEVNYGYVDGIIAGDGAEQDIYLLGVDEPVSRYEGVVIAVIHRNNDIEDKWVVAPQGKIFSNEEILEKTMFQEKYFDTELYR; encoded by the coding sequence ATGGTTAATTCAAAGGAATGGGATTGGGAACATGAAAAAGGTGGCTACTGGTTGGAACCGTGTGAAGAATGCTATTACTATATAAAAAAGTGGAAAAATGAAGGCAGGCATTCTATTTTGGATTTGGGTTGTGGATTAGGAAGGCATTCTATTGAATTTGCAAAAAGTGGATTTAAGGTAACCGCAGTAGATTTATCTGAATATGGAGTTAGCCATTTAAAAGATTGGCAGAAAAAAGAGAATCTAGATATTCTGACAAAAAAATGTGATATGAAGAAATTACCCTTTTCAGATAATGCCTTTGACTGTATTTGGGCATATCATGTTATTTCACATACAGATACAGAAGGATTTCTTGAAATATTAAATGAGGTAGAAAGAGTTCTAAAACCTAATGGAACAATTTATCTAACAATGTGTTCGAAAGAAACTTGGTCGTTTAGGGAAGCGAATTTTGAACATATTGATGAGAATACAATAATTAAATCAATGGATGGACCTGAAAAAGATGTTCCACATTACTATGTTGATTTGGACGACATTATTCGTTTATTCAAGAAATTTTCGCTTAATCGCATTAGACATATTGATGATTGCTTTATTGAAAATAGAAAACAGAATAGTATGCATTATTATATAGATGCTACATTGAATAAGAATAAGAATGAATTAGACTATTCAGACATTATTGGAAAAAAAGTATCTGGAACTATTGATAGACCAATGGGAACTACTCACCCAAAGCATTCAGATATTTTTTATGAAGTAAATTATGGTTATGTAGATGGGATAATTGCAGGAGATGGTGCTGAACAAGATATCTATTTACTTGGTGTTGATGAGCCTGTATCGAGGTATGAAGGGGTTGTTATAGCAGTCATACATAGAAATAATGATATAGAGGATAAATGGGTTGTTGCTCCTCAAGGAAAAATCTTTTCTAATGAGGAGATTTTAGAAAAGACAATGTTTCAAGAAAAATACTTTGATACAGAATTATATAGATAG
- a CDS encoding DUF6790 family protein, with product MIFILTWVVGLVVGFFTAMTNPDIHTFGEVCSNLLFYQLTVSISLSGLIGFLGHVFRSDIVAEQIGWSKGSPFQKELGYAELGFAIAGIMCIWNGKEFWFATIVAVTPLFILAGINHIREMVVNKNYHHHNAVTSIPDLLMPLSWIFLWIYSK from the coding sequence ATGATTTTTATATTAACTTGGGTGGTGGGTCTTGTAGTCGGCTTTTTTACAGCAATGACTAATCCAGATATACATACCTTTGGAGAAGTATGTAGTAACCTGTTATTTTATCAATTAACTGTCTCAATTTCGCTTTCAGGATTGATTGGATTTCTTGGGCATGTTTTCAGATCTGACATAGTTGCCGAGCAAATTGGTTGGAGTAAAGGCAGTCCTTTTCAGAAAGAGCTCGGCTATGCAGAACTTGGTTTTGCTATTGCCGGGATCATGTGCATTTGGAATGGCAAGGAATTCTGGTTTGCTACAATAGTAGCCGTAACACCATTATTTATTCTGGCTGGCATTAATCATATACGAGAAATGGTTGTTAATAAAAATTACCATCATCATAATGCAGTAACTTCAATTCCGGATTTATTAATGCCGCTGTCTTGGATATTCTTATGGATTTACTCAAAATAA
- a CDS encoding TetR/AcrR family transcriptional regulator, whose translation MKSENLAKPNRSIRKPKQSRSIGMKEKILNSALQLFCEKGYYNTTTNEIAQRAEVSIGSLYSYFKDKDTIFLEILEKYHEKFDMAKNYVLNDFNLLETDSKAWLRLLIENLIKVHEESKELNRELNVLSYYNPKVAEILDEQRRKTLQTTIGHFKQLKDNFKSTDIEAAAIVTFDLISATVDRIVFEKNEIDMERLINATIDVIYKYFSS comes from the coding sequence ATGAAGTCTGAAAACCTGGCAAAACCAAATAGATCAATCCGTAAACCAAAACAATCCCGAAGTATTGGCATGAAAGAGAAAATTCTTAATTCCGCCCTTCAGTTATTTTGTGAAAAAGGATATTATAACACTACAACAAACGAAATCGCCCAGAGAGCAGAAGTTTCAATAGGAAGTCTCTACTCATATTTTAAGGACAAGGATACAATTTTTCTGGAAATACTGGAGAAGTATCATGAGAAATTTGACATGGCAAAAAACTATGTTCTAAACGACTTTAACCTTTTAGAAACAGACAGTAAGGCCTGGCTGCGTCTTCTTATTGAAAATCTTATTAAAGTACATGAGGAATCAAAAGAGTTAAACAGAGAACTGAACGTACTCTCCTATTATAATCCCAAAGTGGCTGAAATTCTGGATGAGCAAAGGAGAAAAACCTTGCAGACAACAATCGGCCATTTCAAGCAATTGAAAGATAATTTTAAATCGACTGATATTGAAGCCGCCGCAATTGTAACCTTTGATTTAATATCAGCAACCGTTGATAGGATTGTGTTCGAGAAAAACGAAATCGACATGGAAAGACTGATTAATGCGACAATTGATGTTATATATAAATATTTTTCATCATAA
- a CDS encoding TetR family transcriptional regulator yields MDKTIRKRKKDSNDDETCVPNVAARAIVNRTTFYTNFDGKTALLESIIYEAFQNFIWKN; encoded by the coding sequence TTGGATAAAACTATAAGAAAACGTAAAAAGGATTCAAACGATGATGAGACCTGTGTTCCGAATGTTGCCGCAAGAGCAATCGTAAATCGAACTACCTTTTACACTAATTTTGATGGTAAAACCGCACTTTTAGAATCGATTATTTATGAGGCATTTCAAAATTTTATATGGAAAAATTAA
- a CDS encoding TetR/AcrR family transcriptional regulator — translation MHKKTDKRIVRTQELIFNSLQYFMEKGVAYSETSIQDISDNAGIARQTFYRNYLSKDEVILLKLDEVMDCFMSNIVDCKILHASDLAAILIKYWSNEVKMFELLEWAGLEKKLIDRLSTFNKQIIEKNEKSVDNIEYVANYFAGAIYMFLKTFITNKKRNNLEEIINLFCKLTNNCSALLNIG, via the coding sequence GTGCATAAAAAAACAGATAAGAGGATCGTTAGGACACAAGAACTGATTTTTAACAGTTTACAGTACTTTATGGAAAAGGGGGTGGCATATAGTGAAACTTCCATCCAAGATATAAGTGATAACGCAGGAATTGCAAGACAAACATTTTATCGAAACTATCTAAGCAAAGATGAGGTTATTTTATTAAAATTAGATGAGGTTATGGATTGTTTCATGAGTAATATAGTCGATTGTAAGATATTGCATGCAAGTGATCTGGCAGCTATTTTGATTAAATATTGGAGTAATGAGGTTAAGATGTTTGAGTTGCTAGAGTGGGCGGGTTTAGAAAAAAAACTGATAGATAGATTAAGTACTTTCAATAAGCAGATTATTGAGAAAAATGAGAAATCTGTAGATAATATAGAGTATGTAGCAAATTATTTCGCCGGCGCCATTTATATGTTTTTAAAAACATTTATAACCAATAAAAAGCGCAATAATCTGGAAGAAATTATTAATCTGTTTTGTAAATTGACTAACAATTGTTCCGCTCTATTAAACATTGGATAA
- a CDS encoding alpha/beta hydrolase family esterase, translated as MPVLLTILILLLLFVIYLSFYFFYSPKVKKKNLNITELSETIEIDGVTRSFHAVIPKAHVEKMPLIFVFHGTMQKGKTIRKAVGYEFDEIAESNGVIIVYPDAYKGSWNDARKVGDYPARIENIDETKFVKQMIAYFESKYHVDPHCVFGVGFSNGGQLIHRLASNISQEFKGLAAIMATHPTMDNFIGNGTGGEVPMLLVAGTDDHTVPYHGGLIQLFFLKPRGLAMSAYKTAEFYAKRNGISSPPTVEFLPHLEQSGNTAVIRATYRDTDKKTVELYTAAGIGHVFPNKYNRFPRIMGKSTFDLDTPYVIWSFFKQYI; from the coding sequence ATGCCTGTATTATTAACAATCTTAATATTGTTGCTTTTATTTGTAATTTATCTTAGTTTTTATTTTTTCTATTCTCCAAAAGTTAAAAAAAAGAACCTGAATATAACGGAGTTATCCGAAACAATAGAAATTGATGGAGTAACCCGGTCATTTCATGCAGTAATTCCAAAAGCGCATGTAGAAAAAATGCCTCTAATCTTTGTATTTCATGGAACTATGCAAAAAGGTAAAACAATTCGTAAGGCGGTCGGTTATGAATTTGATGAAATTGCGGAAAGCAATGGCGTCATCATTGTTTATCCGGATGCCTATAAAGGAAGCTGGAACGATGCAAGGAAAGTTGGGGATTATCCCGCCAGAATTGAAAATATCGACGAAACGAAATTCGTAAAGCAAATGATTGCATATTTCGAATCAAAATATCATGTTGATCCACACTGTGTCTTTGGTGTTGGATTTTCCAACGGTGGCCAATTAATTCATCGGCTAGCCTCTAATATTTCTCAGGAATTTAAAGGATTAGCGGCCATAATGGCAACGCATCCAACTATGGATAATTTTATCGGTAATGGAACGGGCGGTGAAGTTCCTATGCTTCTTGTAGCAGGAACTGACGATCATACCGTACCCTATCATGGAGGCCTTATTCAGTTATTTTTTTTGAAACCAAGGGGTTTGGCGATGTCAGCCTACAAAACTGCCGAGTTCTATGCCAAAAGAAATGGTATTAGCAGTCCCCCAACAGTTGAATTTCTCCCGCACCTGGAGCAATCAGGAAATACTGCCGTTATCCGCGCCACTTATCGCGATACCGATAAAAAAACGGTAGAACTATATACGGCGGCAGGTATTGGCCATGTCTTTCCAAATAAGTATAATAGGTTTCCGCGAATAATGGGGAAATCGACCTTTGACTTGGATACACCATATGTAATATGGAGTTTTTTTAAGCAGTATATTTAA
- a CDS encoding NADP-dependent oxidoreductase, whose translation MKAIVLKEYGIPAVLQEQEVNIPAITETQVLVEMFAASINPADYVLRSGAVKDILPVQLPYILGADLAGVVTKIGNKVTLVKPGDRIMGIPVNNGGAYADFVAVEENALAAIGPTLSIQEAAALPTVGLTAWQALYKYGKLQSGQRILIHAGAGGVGHIAVQLAKQAGAYVIATAREYNHDFVRQLGADEVIDYAINDFTQTISSPVDVVLDMVMDKSTAVLDPTIGETGQKSFSVLKDGGKFLSLVAMAINEYPKIRGIEAQFVHAEPNHDDLVSILQYVQEQKLKVHLGGIYPFTSQGLTEAYQKCEINPKRGKVIIQRKQG comes from the coding sequence GTGAAAGCTATTGTTTTGAAAGAGTACGGAATTCCGGCGGTTTTACAGGAGCAAGAGGTAAATATACCAGCAATTACAGAAACACAGGTGCTTGTGGAAATGTTTGCAGCATCAATCAATCCGGCAGATTATGTTTTAAGGTCCGGTGCCGTTAAGGACATTCTGCCGGTCCAGTTACCGTACATTCTCGGTGCAGATCTTGCCGGTGTGGTCACGAAAATTGGGAATAAGGTAACGCTTGTGAAACCGGGCGACCGTATCATGGGGATTCCCGTTAACAACGGCGGCGCCTATGCGGATTTTGTAGCAGTGGAAGAAAACGCACTTGCTGCAATTGGTCCGACGCTGTCTATTCAGGAAGCCGCCGCGTTACCAACGGTCGGGTTGACTGCCTGGCAGGCGTTGTATAAATATGGAAAGCTGCAGTCGGGACAGCGTATTCTGATTCATGCAGGCGCAGGCGGTGTGGGTCATATTGCTGTTCAACTTGCCAAGCAAGCAGGCGCTTATGTCATTGCAACAGCACGTGAATATAACCATGATTTTGTACGGCAGTTAGGTGCCGACGAGGTCATTGATTATGCTATAAATGATTTCACTCAAACCATAAGTAGCCCTGTGGATGTTGTCTTGGATATGGTTATGGATAAGAGCACTGCCGTTTTAGATCCTACAATAGGTGAAACCGGTCAAAAAAGCTTCTCTGTATTGAAGGACGGTGGCAAGTTCCTCTCTTTGGTTGCTATGGCTATTAATGAGTATCCGAAAATCCGTGGAATCGAAGCTCAATTTGTCCATGCCGAGCCAAACCACGATGATCTGGTATCTATACTTCAATATGTCCAGGAGCAGAAATTGAAGGTTCATTTGGGTGGGATTTACCCCTTTACTTCCCAGGGATTAACCGAAGCGTATCAAAAATGTGAAATAAATCCCAAAAGAGGAAAGGTCATCATTCAGAGAAAGCAGGGTTAA